The Shumkonia mesophila genome includes a window with the following:
- a CDS encoding type II toxin-antitoxin system Phd/YefM family antitoxin — protein sequence MAVTTFSSREFNQDTGKAKKAARNGPVIITDRGRPAHVLLTFGEYQQLAGPQASIVDLLGMPGVEDIEFEAPPARGLYKPADFS from the coding sequence ATGGCCGTCACCACCTTTTCCAGCCGGGAGTTCAACCAGGATACCGGCAAGGCCAAGAAGGCGGCGCGAAACGGGCCGGTGATCATCACCGACCGCGGCCGGCCGGCCCACGTCCTGCTGACTTTCGGGGAATACCAGCAACTGGCCGGCCCGCAGGCCAGCATCGTCGACCTGCTGGGGATGCCGGGCGTCGAGGACATCGAGTTCGAGGCACCGCCGGCGCGCGGCCTCTATAAGCCGGCGGACTTTTCCTGA
- a CDS encoding SDR family NAD(P)-dependent oxidoreductase has protein sequence MFEDLKGKSVLVTGSSTGIGAAVAKGFAAAGARVAVHGNSSKKEAEKVVADIKAAGGEAILTMGDVMKTVVIERIVKETVAAFGGLDVLVNNAGSLYHRAALEQQDDELYDNVTDLNIRSVVSACRIAVPHLKKSKGCIINTGSIAGHNGGAVGAGLYAGAKAFVHSWTRTMAIELGPDGIRVNCVSPGVILTPFHERFSNPEKLEGVRATIPLRRLGVAEDCVGIYLFLASEKMAGYIHGQVIEINGGQYFK, from the coding sequence ATGTTCGAAGATCTCAAAGGCAAATCCGTTCTCGTCACCGGCTCCTCGACCGGCATCGGCGCCGCCGTCGCCAAGGGCTTCGCCGCCGCCGGCGCCCGTGTCGCCGTGCACGGCAATTCCAGCAAGAAGGAAGCCGAGAAGGTGGTGGCCGACATCAAGGCGGCGGGGGGCGAGGCCATCCTCACCATGGGCGACGTCATGAAGACGGTCGTCATCGAGCGCATCGTCAAGGAAACGGTCGCCGCCTTCGGCGGCCTCGACGTGCTGGTCAACAACGCCGGCAGCCTCTATCACCGCGCCGCCCTCGAGCAGCAGGACGACGAGCTCTACGACAACGTGACCGACCTCAACATCCGCTCGGTGGTGTCGGCCTGCCGCATCGCCGTGCCGCACCTGAAGAAGAGCAAGGGCTGCATCATCAACACCGGCTCCATCGCCGGCCACAACGGCGGCGCCGTCGGCGCCGGGCTCTACGCCGGGGCCAAGGCCTTCGTCCATTCGTGGACGCGCACCATGGCCATCGAGCTGGGTCCGGACGGCATTCGCGTCAACTGCGTGTCGCCGGGCGTCATCCTCACCCCCTTCCACGAACGCTTCAGCAACCCCGAGAAGCTGGAAGGCGTTCGCGCCACCATCCCGCTGCGCCGCCTCGGCGTCGCCGAGGACTGCGTGGGGATCTATCTCTTCCTCGCCTCGGAAAAGATGGCCGGCTACATCCACGGCCAGGTGATCGAAATCAACGGCGGCCAGTACTTCAAATAG
- a CDS encoding type II toxin-antitoxin system VapC family toxin gives MFVLDTNVVSELRKAKAGKADAHVAAWAGSVTPGVLYLSAITVLELELGVLLLERRDPAQGAVMRAWLESHVLPAFAGRVLPVDTTVALHCARLYVPDPRAERDALIAATAQVHGMTVVTRNVADFAATGVPVLDPWQFR, from the coding sequence ATGTTCGTGCTCGACACCAACGTGGTGTCCGAACTGCGCAAGGCGAAGGCCGGCAAGGCCGATGCCCACGTCGCGGCCTGGGCCGGCAGCGTAACGCCCGGAGTCCTCTACCTGTCAGCCATCACGGTCCTCGAACTGGAACTGGGCGTGCTCCTGCTGGAGCGCCGCGATCCGGCCCAGGGCGCCGTCATGCGCGCCTGGCTGGAGAGCCACGTCCTGCCGGCCTTCGCCGGCCGGGTGCTACCCGTCGACACGACGGTCGCCCTGCACTGCGCAAGGCTGTACGTGCCGGACCCGCGGGCCGAGCGGGACGCGCTGATCGCCGCCACCGCCCAGGTGCACGGCATGACGGTCGTCACGCGCAACGTCGCCGACTTCGCCGCGACCGGCGTGCCCGTTCTCGATCCGTGGCAATTTCGGTGA
- a CDS encoding aldo/keto reductase — MKYRRLAGTDLDVSVICLGPMRAAAKTPGGDARSKAGEAALRAALDAGINFLHSSYEYETRWMMERVLRDHPKRHDVHHVIKVPVPDFKDGGRFDAAKFRLRVEEALTDLHAERIAVLQWMWRSEPNEDALRLPMLPAVMDDVWATFEKMKAEGKVGHLMTFPYTVPCARAAIETGRFAGLIAYYNPIEMEMAELFPEMERRGMGFLCIRPLYEGILTDARDPARLKADDRFREPRYAKDLARRARIAESFAAEIGASMTGFAVRFALASPLVGSVIVGLNSPAQVEGIAAAVAGDLPDPSLVGRAYDLWKSGFGLDG, encoded by the coding sequence ATGAAATACCGTCGCCTGGCCGGCACCGACCTCGACGTTTCCGTGATCTGCCTGGGGCCCATGCGGGCCGCCGCCAAGACGCCGGGGGGCGACGCCCGGTCGAAGGCCGGCGAGGCCGCGCTGCGCGCCGCGCTCGATGCCGGCATCAACTTCCTGCATTCCAGCTATGAATACGAAACCCGCTGGATGATGGAACGGGTGCTCAGGGACCATCCCAAGCGCCACGACGTCCATCACGTCATCAAGGTGCCGGTCCCCGATTTCAAGGACGGCGGCCGCTTCGACGCGGCCAAGTTCCGCCTGCGCGTCGAGGAGGCGCTGACCGACCTGCACGCCGAGCGCATCGCGGTGCTGCAATGGATGTGGCGCTCCGAGCCCAACGAGGATGCGCTGCGCCTGCCCATGCTGCCGGCGGTTATGGACGACGTCTGGGCCACATTTGAAAAAATGAAAGCCGAGGGCAAGGTCGGCCACCTGATGACCTTCCCCTACACGGTGCCGTGCGCCAGGGCGGCCATCGAAACGGGGCGCTTCGCCGGCCTCATCGCCTATTACAATCCCATCGAGATGGAGATGGCCGAGTTGTTCCCCGAGATGGAGCGCCGCGGCATGGGGTTCCTGTGCATCCGGCCGCTCTACGAGGGCATCCTGACGGACGCCCGCGATCCCGCCCGCCTGAAGGCGGATGACCGTTTCCGCGAGCCCAGGTACGCCAAGGACCTGGCCCGGCGGGCCCGCATCGCCGAGAGCTTCGCCGCCGAGATCGGCGCCTCGATGACGGGTTTCGCGGTGCGCTTCGCGCTGGCCTCGCCGCTGGTGGGCAGCGTCATCGTCGGGCTCAACTCGCCGGCCCAGGTCGAGGGCATCGCCGCCGCGGTGGCGGGCGACCTGCCCGACCCCTCGCTGGTGGGGCGGGCCTACGACCTTTGGAAATCGGGGTTCGGCCTTGACGGCTGA
- a CDS encoding Gfo/Idh/MocA family protein, whose translation MTKKHRIAIIGLGMAVTPHAKSLLDLSERVEVAYACNRSEGRRKAFGEKFPFPLSGDPEEALKDPTVDCALILTTPDSHLDLVSRFAAAGKHVLLEKPLEITSERAAEMIGVCRKAGVRLGIVLQHRHRRPGIRLREILASGQLGKIVGASVFIPVWRPQKGYYDQPGRGDKLRDGGGVLLTQGIHPLDVFLSLTARPIEVTGYARTSPVHRMETEDIVAAAVRFEDGAIGVVDATTTAYPGFPERMQFFCEKGSALITGTELTVSYHDGSHETVEADTAVGGTGADPMAFPHDHHREVLRDFLDALDEGRDPLVSGEVALRTHRFIDAILQASAEGRPVTVVHD comes from the coding sequence GTGACGAAGAAGCATCGCATCGCCATCATCGGGCTCGGCATGGCGGTCACGCCGCACGCCAAGAGCCTGCTCGACCTATCGGAGCGCGTCGAGGTCGCCTACGCCTGCAACCGCTCGGAAGGGCGGCGCAAGGCGTTCGGCGAGAAGTTCCCGTTTCCGCTGAGCGGCGATCCCGAGGAGGCGCTGAAGGACCCCACCGTCGACTGCGCGCTGATCCTGACCACGCCGGACAGCCACCTCGACCTGGTGTCCCGCTTCGCCGCGGCCGGCAAGCACGTCCTGCTGGAAAAGCCCCTGGAAATCACCTCCGAGCGGGCCGCCGAGATGATCGGCGTCTGCCGTAAGGCCGGCGTGCGCCTAGGCATCGTGCTCCAGCACCGCCACCGGCGGCCGGGGATCAGGCTGCGCGAGATCCTGGCCTCGGGCCAACTCGGCAAAATCGTCGGCGCCTCGGTGTTCATCCCCGTCTGGCGGCCGCAGAAGGGCTATTACGACCAGCCCGGGCGCGGCGACAAATTGCGCGATGGCGGCGGCGTGCTGCTGACCCAGGGCATCCACCCGCTCGACGTCTTCCTGTCCCTGACCGCCAGGCCCATCGAGGTCACCGGCTACGCCAGGACCAGTCCGGTCCATCGGATGGAGACCGAGGACATCGTCGCCGCCGCGGTGCGCTTCGAGGATGGCGCCATCGGCGTGGTGGACGCCACCACCACCGCCTATCCCGGCTTCCCCGAGCGCATGCAGTTCTTCTGCGAGAAGGGCTCGGCGCTGATCACCGGCACCGAGCTCACGGTTTCCTACCACGACGGCAGCCATGAAACCGTCGAGGCCGATACCGCCGTGGGCGGCACCGGGGCCGACCCCATGGCCTTTCCGCACGACCACCACCGGGAGGTGCTGAGGGATTTCCTCGACGCGCTCGACGAAGGCCGCGATCCGCTGGTCTCCGGCGAGGTGGCGCTGCGCACGCACCGCTTCATCGACGCCATCCTGCAAGCGTCGGCCGAGGGGCGGCCGGTCACGGTCGTTCACGACTGA
- a CDS encoding TRAP transporter large permease — translation MGITLFAAFFAFVVLGVPIAIALGLSGVVALALHSQVPLMVIVQKVYGGVDSFTLMAIPFFILAGNVMSSGGVSQRLVDLAGSILGRLPGGLAQVTTAACTFFGAISGSAPATTAAIGSVMVKPMVDNGYDRAFAGAVAAASGTIGLLIPPSITLVIYGVITGVSIGKLFMGGILPGLLMSLALMTVNHVISTRKGYRGGEPSSVKRIVHAGRRSIFALLMPVIILGGIYGGVFTPTEAAVVAVFYGLFVGFSIHRELKIGDLPSILLETGKSTAVIMFLIATAHIFSYLLASEQIPAKLTVAMLEVSRDPHVLLLMIVLSLLVVGTFLDNAVAVVLMTPIFYPVIMQAGIDPLYFGVLMILVLAIGQVTPPVGLCLFVACNIAKVGIENLSWKSVPYLFALMAVVIVLIIVPDIILLIPSSMDF, via the coding sequence ATGGGTATCACCTTGTTTGCAGCGTTCTTCGCGTTCGTCGTCCTGGGCGTGCCGATCGCGATCGCACTGGGCCTCTCGGGGGTCGTAGCCCTGGCATTGCACAGCCAGGTTCCCCTCATGGTCATCGTTCAAAAAGTCTACGGCGGCGTCGATTCCTTCACCTTGATGGCCATTCCCTTCTTCATCCTTGCCGGCAACGTCATGAGTTCGGGGGGCGTCTCGCAGCGCCTCGTCGACCTGGCCGGTTCCATCCTCGGCCGATTGCCCGGCGGGTTGGCGCAGGTGACGACCGCGGCCTGCACGTTCTTCGGGGCGATTTCCGGATCGGCCCCGGCGACGACGGCGGCCATCGGTTCGGTGATGGTCAAGCCGATGGTCGACAACGGCTACGACAGGGCGTTCGCGGGTGCGGTGGCCGCGGCATCGGGAACCATCGGCCTGCTGATTCCCCCCAGCATCACCCTGGTGATCTATGGGGTGATCACCGGCGTGTCGATCGGCAAACTGTTCATGGGCGGCATCCTGCCCGGGCTGCTGATGAGCCTGGCGCTCATGACCGTGAACCACGTGATCTCGACGCGCAAAGGGTATCGAGGCGGCGAGCCCTCGTCGGTCAAAAGGATCGTTCATGCCGGGCGCCGCAGCATCTTCGCCCTGCTCATGCCGGTGATCATTCTCGGCGGCATTTACGGCGGCGTTTTCACACCGACCGAGGCGGCGGTGGTGGCGGTGTTCTACGGCCTGTTCGTCGGCTTTTCGATCCACCGCGAACTGAAAATCGGCGACCTGCCGTCCATCCTGCTGGAGACCGGCAAGAGCACGGCGGTCATCATGTTCCTGATCGCCACCGCGCACATCTTCAGCTACCTGCTCGCCAGCGAACAGATCCCGGCCAAGCTGACGGTGGCGATGCTGGAGGTGTCCAGGGACCCCCACGTCCTGCTGCTGATGATTGTGCTGTCGCTGCTGGTGGTCGGCACATTTCTCGACAATGCGGTGGCCGTGGTGCTGATGACGCCGATCTTTTATCCCGTCATCATGCAGGCGGGCATCGATCCCCTCTATTTCGGCGTCCTCATGATCCTGGTGCTGGCCATCGGGCAGGTCACGCCGCCGGTGGGTTTGTGCCTGTTCGTCGCCTGCAACATCGCCAAGGTGGGAATCGAAAACCTGTCCTGGAAAAGCGTTCCCTACCTCTTCGCGCTGATGGCGGTGGTCATCGTCCTGATCATCGTTCCCGACATCATCCTGCTCATCCCGAGCAGCATGGATTTCTGA
- a CDS encoding nucleotidyltransferase family protein, with amino-acid sequence MASTAERQRKRRRRLRENGFADVTVTVRQGDKARLRHFAHTLNEGQAPAFFSGTRLPAIIRSLRAARAELERRGIVHAAVFGSTARGEDRPDSDVDIAIDTDPAVVRDVIDMIGAVEAVRAALSDALRVEVADRRTLRPGIRERAERDMIHAF; translated from the coding sequence ATGGCAAGTACGGCGGAACGGCAGCGGAAACGGCGGCGACGGCTGCGCGAAAACGGCTTTGCCGACGTTACGGTAACGGTGCGCCAGGGCGACAAGGCCCGTTTGCGCCATTTCGCCCACACGCTCAACGAGGGGCAGGCCCCGGCCTTCTTTTCCGGAACCCGCCTGCCGGCCATCATCCGCTCCTTGCGCGCCGCCCGCGCAGAGCTCGAACGCCGTGGCATCGTCCATGCGGCCGTCTTCGGCAGCACCGCGCGCGGTGAGGATCGGCCCGACAGCGACGTGGATATCGCCATCGACACCGATCCGGCGGTGGTGCGCGACGTGATCGACATGATCGGCGCCGTCGAAGCGGTGCGCGCGGCCCTGTCCGACGCCCTGCGGGTCGAGGTCGCGGATCGCCGGACCCTCAGGCCGGGCATCCGCGAACGGGCCGAACGGGATATGATCCATGCCTTCTGA
- a CDS encoding acyl CoA:acetate/3-ketoacid CoA transferase codes for MSSKVVSAAEAVALIPDGAVVAVNSSSGLNTPNFVLKAIGEAFESRGRPRDLHFFLPIAAGDMYGVDGIDHVAKPGLLARVIAGSYPSGPSNRESPKIWQMIGADQVPAYNVPSGILFDMIRNAAGKRAGVFTQVGLDTFIDPRRQGAKMNKAAKGDIVKLVEMGGEEWLHFPNIPPDVAIIRGTTADEKGNISMEHEGGYLGALDVALAARTNGGFVIAQVKRVTTAGSIPPQRVFVPSTMVDFVVIDPDQWQTTETPYDPAISGEVRRPFSSFPPVAFDAEKAIARRATLELCAGDAVNLGFGISPIIPRILIEEGQAEAVTWVIEQGAVGGVPLDGFAFGCSANAQAIIPSPTQFTYFQSGGEDCGLLSFMEVSSEGDVNVSRLASKPHVTAGVGGFIDITSHGKKLVFSGFFTAGGLKLDLTGGKVTILQEGRFPKFVEEVEHVTFSGRRSRKLGQDITYVTERCVVKLMPEGLVVTEVAPGIDVARDVLGQARARMTVSPHLKTMDARLFKPEPMGLVLPERTTPRFRSARS; via the coding sequence ATGTCCAGCAAAGTCGTCAGCGCCGCCGAGGCGGTCGCCCTCATTCCCGACGGCGCCGTCGTCGCCGTCAATTCGTCGAGCGGTCTCAACACCCCCAACTTCGTGCTCAAGGCCATCGGCGAGGCCTTCGAAAGCCGGGGCCGGCCGCGCGACCTGCATTTCTTCCTGCCCATCGCGGCGGGCGACATGTACGGCGTCGACGGCATCGACCATGTGGCCAAGCCGGGCCTGCTGGCCCGCGTCATCGCCGGGTCCTACCCCAGCGGCCCGTCGAACCGCGAATCGCCCAAGATCTGGCAGATGATCGGCGCCGACCAGGTGCCGGCCTACAACGTGCCGAGCGGCATCCTGTTCGACATGATCCGCAACGCCGCCGGCAAGCGAGCCGGCGTCTTCACCCAGGTCGGGCTGGACACCTTCATCGATCCCCGCCGCCAGGGCGCCAAGATGAACAAGGCGGCCAAGGGCGACATCGTCAAACTGGTCGAGATGGGGGGCGAGGAGTGGCTGCACTTCCCCAACATCCCGCCCGACGTCGCCATCATCCGCGGCACCACCGCCGACGAGAAGGGCAACATCTCGATGGAGCACGAGGGCGGCTATCTGGGCGCGCTCGACGTCGCGCTGGCTGCCCGCACCAACGGCGGCTTCGTCATCGCCCAGGTCAAGCGCGTCACCACCGCCGGCTCGATCCCGCCGCAGCGGGTCTTCGTGCCCTCGACCATGGTCGACTTCGTGGTGATCGACCCCGACCAGTGGCAGACCACCGAGACGCCCTACGATCCGGCCATCTCGGGCGAGGTGCGCCGGCCCTTCAGTTCGTTCCCGCCGGTGGCCTTCGACGCCGAGAAGGCGATTGCCAGGCGGGCCACGCTGGAGCTTTGCGCCGGCGACGCCGTCAACCTCGGCTTCGGCATTTCCCCCATCATCCCGCGCATCCTGATCGAGGAAGGCCAGGCCGAGGCCGTCACCTGGGTCATCGAGCAGGGCGCCGTCGGCGGCGTGCCACTCGACGGTTTCGCCTTCGGCTGCTCGGCCAACGCCCAAGCGATCATTCCGTCCCCCACCCAGTTCACCTATTTCCAGAGCGGCGGCGAGGACTGCGGGCTGCTTTCGTTCATGGAGGTGAGTTCCGAGGGCGACGTCAACGTCTCGCGCCTGGCGTCGAAGCCGCACGTCACCGCCGGTGTCGGCGGCTTCATCGATATCACGTCGCACGGCAAAAAGCTGGTGTTCAGCGGTTTCTTCACGGCAGGGGGGCTGAAGCTCGACCTGACGGGGGGCAAGGTGACCATCCTTCAGGAAGGCAGGTTCCCCAAGTTCGTCGAGGAAGTCGAGCACGTCACCTTCAGCGGCCGGCGCAGCCGCAAGCTCGGCCAGGACATCACCTATGTCACCGAGCGTTGCGTGGTGAAGCTGATGCCCGAAGGGCTGGTCGTCACCGAGGTCGCGCCCGGCATCGACGTTGCGCGCGACGTCCTGGGCCAGGCCCGTGCCAGAATGACCGTCAGTCCCCACCTCAAGACGATGGACGCGCGGCTGTTCAAGCCCGAGCCGATGGGCCTGGTGCTGCCCGAACGCACAACGCCGCGCTTCCGCTCGGCAAGGAGCTGA
- a CDS encoding 2-hydroxyacid dehydrogenase: MHRLLLAPGIQPEMRAVLDGRFEMFDMTGFDSPADVPGLDPATITAVVTKGESVFRERHIAALPNLKIIANFGVGYDGIEVQAAKARGVMVTHTPNVLTDETATTALLLALAVTRKLVVLDRLVRTGGWPTEPRELLANSIIGKTAGIIGLGRIGKAIARRLEACGAVVAYTDTKQQDVPYPFHPDPVALAKASDLLVVACQGGASTRHLVDATVLDALGPEGFLVNAARGTIVDEKALVAALKEGRIAGAGLDVFENEPHVPADLWTMDNVVLMPHRGSGTHETRRRMAELCRSNLDAFFAGQPLPTPVPEMRG; the protein is encoded by the coding sequence ATGCACAGGCTTCTTCTCGCCCCCGGCATCCAGCCCGAAATGCGGGCCGTCCTCGACGGCCGCTTCGAGATGTTCGACATGACCGGTTTCGACAGCCCGGCCGACGTGCCCGGCCTCGATCCGGCGACCATCACGGCGGTCGTCACCAAGGGCGAAAGCGTATTTCGCGAGCGTCACATCGCGGCGCTGCCGAACTTGAAGATCATCGCCAACTTCGGCGTCGGCTACGACGGCATCGAGGTGCAGGCCGCCAAGGCGCGCGGCGTCATGGTCACCCACACCCCCAACGTGCTGACCGACGAGACCGCCACCACCGCGCTGCTGCTGGCGCTCGCCGTGACGCGCAAGCTGGTCGTGCTCGACCGCCTGGTGCGCACCGGCGGCTGGCCGACCGAACCGCGCGAGTTGCTGGCCAACAGCATCATCGGCAAGACGGCCGGCATCATCGGCCTCGGGCGCATCGGCAAGGCCATCGCCCGGCGGCTGGAAGCCTGCGGCGCCGTCGTCGCCTATACCGACACCAAGCAGCAGGACGTGCCCTATCCCTTCCATCCCGACCCGGTGGCGCTGGCCAAGGCCAGCGATCTTCTGGTGGTGGCCTGCCAGGGCGGCGCCTCCACCCGCCATCTGGTCGACGCCACGGTGCTCGACGCCCTGGGGCCGGAAGGCTTCCTGGTCAACGCGGCGCGCGGCACCATCGTCGACGAGAAGGCGCTGGTCGCGGCGCTCAAGGAAGGCCGCATCGCAGGCGCCGGGCTCGACGTCTTCGAGAACGAGCCGCACGTGCCGGCCGATCTGTGGACCATGGACAACGTGGTGCTGATGCCGCACCGCGGCAGCGGCACCCACGAGACGCGCCGGCGCATGGCCGAACTCTGCCGCTCCAACCTCGACGCCTTCTTCGCCGGCCAGCCGCTGCCGACCCCGGTGCCGGAGATGCGGGGGTAG
- a CDS encoding glutathione S-transferase N-terminal domain-containing protein, which translates to MDLYFSPLACSMATRIALYEAGLDCNYVRVDTKTKRVADGSDFLAVNPMGQVPVVRTDDGERLTENTAILQYVAGLKPEAGLAPQEGFQRHRLQQWLAFITSELHKAVFSPLFSPNSPEGAKAFARQCAEQRFAYLNDALDGREFLLDRFTVADAYLTTVLNWANSTGIDLGKWPAVQAYFDRLRKWPSVARAMAEEFALYRNGKAPQTAA; encoded by the coding sequence ATGGACCTTTATTTCTCGCCCCTCGCCTGTTCGATGGCCACCCGCATCGCGCTCTACGAGGCGGGGCTCGACTGCAATTACGTCCGGGTGGACACCAAGACCAAGCGCGTCGCCGACGGCTCCGATTTTCTGGCCGTCAACCCCATGGGTCAGGTGCCGGTGGTGCGCACCGACGACGGCGAGCGGCTGACCGAGAACACGGCCATCCTGCAGTACGTGGCCGGCCTCAAGCCCGAGGCGGGCCTGGCGCCGCAGGAAGGCTTTCAGCGCCATCGGCTGCAGCAGTGGCTCGCCTTCATCACCTCGGAGTTGCACAAGGCGGTGTTTTCGCCGCTGTTCTCGCCGAACAGTCCCGAGGGGGCCAAGGCCTTCGCCCGGCAGTGCGCGGAACAGCGTTTCGCCTATCTGAACGACGCGCTCGACGGCCGCGAGTTCCTGCTCGACCGCTTCACGGTGGCCGACGCCTATCTGACGACGGTGCTCAACTGGGCCAATTCCACCGGCATCGATCTTGGGAAATGGCCGGCCGTCCAGGCCTATTTCGACCGCCTGCGAAAATGGCCGAGTGTCGCCAGGGCGATGGCCGAGGAGTTCGCGCTTTACCGGAACGGAAAGGCGCCGCAAACCGCCGCCTGA
- a CDS encoding HepT-like ribonuclease domain-containing protein, which translates to MLENIARIRAHVGGADVDAFLASPLMQDAAERCLERIAEAARKLGDAYDAEFPDVGLRELRGFGSVLRHDYDAIHPGLIWGFVERRLGPLETMAKTLLARLPLPKFRGHHI; encoded by the coding sequence ATGCTGGAGAACATCGCGCGCATCCGCGCCCATGTCGGCGGCGCCGACGTCGACGCCTTCCTCGCCAGCCCCCTGATGCAGGACGCCGCGGAACGTTGTCTTGAAAGGATCGCCGAAGCGGCGCGCAAACTGGGCGACGCTTACGATGCCGAGTTTCCCGACGTCGGCCTGCGCGAGTTGCGCGGGTTCGGGAGCGTCTTGCGCCACGACTATGACGCCATTCATCCGGGACTGATCTGGGGCTTTGTCGAGCGCCGCCTGGGGCCGCTCGAAACCATGGCGAAGACGCTTCTCGCGCGGCTCCCGCTCCCGAAATTTCGGGGACACCATATTTAA
- a CDS encoding TetR/AcrR family transcriptional regulator has translation MVQKSTKRGRPCAYDADDALARARDVFWQVGYAATSLDDISAATGMGRPSLYGAFGDKRALYLAALQHYQAMAGRDLRAALAPEQPVREGLRLVYDHSLALYFPAGQAARGCFLIGTAVTEAAADPHVRTALADGFRALDRAFEDRIRLAQRTGEVKKTDDPAALAKLASATLYFLAIRARTGETRETLEAVATSAIDLICGPADRGRPTTSTAR, from the coding sequence ATGGTACAAAAATCAACCAAACGGGGACGGCCCTGCGCCTACGACGCCGACGACGCCCTGGCGCGGGCCCGCGACGTGTTCTGGCAGGTCGGCTACGCCGCGACCTCGCTCGACGACATCAGCGCGGCGACCGGCATGGGCCGGCCGAGCCTGTACGGCGCCTTCGGCGACAAGCGGGCCCTCTATCTCGCCGCCCTCCAGCATTACCAGGCCATGGCGGGCCGCGACCTGAGAGCGGCCCTCGCCCCGGAACAGCCGGTCCGCGAGGGGCTTCGCCTCGTCTACGACCATTCGCTGGCCCTTTATTTTCCCGCCGGCCAGGCCGCCCGGGGCTGCTTTCTGATCGGCACGGCAGTCACCGAAGCGGCAGCCGACCCGCACGTCAGGACCGCGCTTGCCGACGGCTTCCGCGCCCTCGACCGGGCCTTCGAAGACCGCATCCGGTTGGCCCAACGGACCGGCGAAGTAAAAAAGACGGACGATCCGGCCGCCCTGGCCAAGCTTGCCTCGGCGACCCTCTATTTCCTGGCCATCCGCGCGCGCACCGGCGAGACGCGCGAAACGCTCGAAGCCGTGGCGACGTCGGCGATCGACCTCATTTGCGGACCGGCCGATCGAGGCCGGCCGACGACATCCACGGCCCGGTGA
- a CDS encoding enoyl-CoA hydratase/isomerase family protein — protein MAEPEKILFAVEAGVATITLNRPDKLNALDTDMLDGLEALIAKIDADRDIRAVILKAAGERAFCAGADINAWAELKPLGMWHTWIRRGHQIFGRLAGLRQPSIAAIAGIAFGGGLELALSCDLRVAAETAKFALPEVTIATVPGWTGTQRLPLLIGEARAKQMVLTGQRIDAPTAAAWGLINEAVPMADLDKRANELARQIAANAPVSVQTAKQLMNAALGRDAAATLEALAGSMTGFTEDAIEGRAAWAERRPPKFTGK, from the coding sequence ATGGCCGAACCCGAGAAGATCCTGTTTGCCGTCGAGGCCGGTGTGGCGACGATCACGCTCAACCGCCCCGACAAGCTCAACGCGCTGGACACCGACATGCTGGACGGCCTGGAGGCGCTGATCGCCAAGATCGACGCCGACCGCGACATCCGCGCGGTGATCCTGAAGGCCGCCGGCGAGCGCGCCTTCTGCGCCGGGGCCGACATCAACGCCTGGGCGGAATTGAAGCCGCTCGGCATGTGGCACACCTGGATCCGCCGCGGCCATCAGATCTTCGGCCGCCTGGCCGGCCTGCGCCAGCCCTCGATCGCCGCCATCGCCGGCATCGCCTTCGGCGGCGGCCTCGAACTGGCGCTGTCCTGCGACCTGCGCGTCGCCGCCGAGACCGCCAAATTCGCGCTGCCGGAAGTCACCATCGCCACCGTGCCGGGCTGGACCGGCACCCAGCGGCTGCCCCTTCTCATCGGCGAAGCCCGGGCCAAGCAGATGGTGCTGACGGGCCAACGCATCGACGCGCCGACCGCCGCCGCCTGGGGGCTGATCAACGAGGCGGTGCCGATGGCCGATCTCGATAAGCGGGCCAACGAACTGGCCCGCCAGATCGCCGCCAACGCGCCGGTCTCGGTGCAGACCGCCAAGCAGTTGATGAACGCCGCCCTCGGCCGCGACGCCGCGGCGACGCTGGAGGCGCTGGCCGGCAGCATGACCGGCTTCACCGAAGACGCGATCGAGGGCCGCGCCGCCTGGGCCGAGCGCCGGCCGCCGAAATTCACCGGAAAATGA